In a genomic window of Rhinoraja longicauda isolate Sanriku21f chromosome 23, sRhiLon1.1, whole genome shotgun sequence:
- the pfkfb3 gene encoding 6-phosphofructo-2-kinase/fructose-2,6-bisphosphatase 3 isoform X2 yields the protein MPRELTRNPLHKTWIPYKEERPVAAPQSCIPPLTNSPTVIVMVGLPARGKTYIAKKLTRYLNWIGAPTKVFNVGEYRREAVKWYRSYDFFRHDNEDAMKIRKQCALAALRDVKTYLSEEGGQIAVFDATNTTRDRREMIVNFAEENGWKVFFVESVCDDPSIVAANIMDVKVSSPDYLDCNRADAMEDFLKRIECYKATYQPLDPDYYDKDLSFIKVINVGRRFLVNRVLDHIQSKIVYYLMNIHVHPRTIYLCRHGESDYNLKGRIGGDSGLSYRGKKFSTALRTFLEEQNIKDLKVWTSQLKRTIQTAEVLDGQYEQWKALNEIDAGVCEDLTYEEIKEQHPEEYILREQDKYYYRYPTGESYQDLVQRLEPVIMQLERQGDVLVICHQAVMRCLLAYFLDKSADELPYLKCPLHTVLKLTPFAFGCKVESIFLNVEAVNTHRDQPEDVGKKGANPLMRRNSVTPLASPEPNKKPRMEGPEDHLASSSSSLATALCLASDGSAPLPGQPLLRKACLM from the exons CGTGCATCCCGCCTCTCACCAACTCCCCCACCGTCATTGTGATGGTCGGCCTTCCGGCCCGGGGCAAGACCTACATCGCCAAGAAGCTGACCCGCTACCTCAACTGGATTGGAGCCCCAACCAAAG TTTTCAACGTTGGCGAGTACCGTCGGGAGGCCGTCAAATGGTATCGATCGTATGACTTCTTTCGCCACGACAATGAAGACGCTATGAAGATTCGGAA ACAGTGTGCCTTAGCTGCCTTGAGGGATGTCAAGACCTACCTCTCCGAGGAGGGCGGCCAAATAGCG GTTTTTGATGCCACCAACACCACCAGGGATAGGAGAGAAATGATTGTGAACTTTGCTGAGGAGAATGGGTGGAAG GTGTTTTTTGTCGAGTCTGTCTGTGATGATCCGAGTATAGTCGCTGCTAATATAATG GATGTGAAGGTGTCTAGTCCAGATTACCTGGACTGCAACCGGGCCGATGCAATGGAAGATTTCCTCAAGAGAATCGAATGTTACAAAGCAACATATCAACCTTTAGACCCAGATTATTATGACAA GGACTTGTCGTTCATCAAGGTGATTAACGTGGGCCGCAGGTTCCTGGTGAACCGGGTGCTGGATCACATCCAGAGCAAGATTGTCTACTACCTGATGAACATCCATGTCCATCCTCGAACCATCTACTTGTGTCGACATGGGGAGAGTGACTATAACCTGAAGGGCAGGATCGGCGGCGACTCTGGCCTCTCGTACCGAGGGAAGAAG TTTTCCACGGCATTAAGAACCTTCCTGGAGGAGCAGAACATCAAGGATCTGAAGGTCTGGACCAGTCAGCTGAAGCGGACTATCCAGACTGCGGAGGTGTTGGACGGACAGTATGAGCAATGGAAGGCCCTCAACGAGATCGACGCG GGCGTGTGCGAGGACTTGACCTACGAAGAGATTAAGGAGCAACACCCAGAGGAGTACATCCTCCGTGAGCAAGACAAGTACTACTACAGATACCCGACGGGGGAG tCCTATCAAGACTTGGTTCAACGCCTGGAACCTGTTATAATGCAGCTGGAGAGACAGGGTGACGTCTTGGTCATTTGTCACCAGGCTGTCATGCGGTGTCTTCTTGCCTATTTCCTGGATAAAAGCGCAG ATGAGCTGCCCTATCTCAAGTGCCCCCTTCACACCGTACTCAAGTTAACTCCATTTGCTTTCG GGTGCAAGGTCGAGTCTATCTTCCTCAACGTGGAGGCTGTGAACACACACAGGGATCAGCCGGAG GATGTCGGCAAGAAGGGAGCGAACCCTCTCATGAGGCGCAATAGTGTCACTCCTCTAGCCAGCCCCGAGCCCAACAAAAAGCCGCGGATGGAAGGGCCAGAGGATCAcctggcctcctcctcctcctccctggcCACTGCCCTCTGTCTGGCCTCCGACGGGTCCGCTCCCCTGCCTGGACAA CCTTTATTAAGAAAGGCCTGTCT AATGTAA
- the pfkfb3 gene encoding 6-phosphofructo-2-kinase/fructose-2,6-bisphosphatase 3 isoform X3: MPLGHACIPPLTNSPTVIVMVGLPARGKTYIAKKLTRYLNWIGAPTKVFNVGEYRREAVKWYRSYDFFRHDNEDAMKIRKQCALAALRDVKTYLSEEGGQIAVFDATNTTRDRREMIVNFAEENGWKVFFVESVCDDPSIVAANIMDVKVSSPDYLDCNRADAMEDFLKRIECYKATYQPLDPDYYDKDLSFIKVINVGRRFLVNRVLDHIQSKIVYYLMNIHVHPRTIYLCRHGESDYNLKGRIGGDSGLSYRGKKFSTALRTFLEEQNIKDLKVWTSQLKRTIQTAEVLDGQYEQWKALNEIDAGVCEDLTYEEIKEQHPEEYILREQDKYYYRYPTGESYQDLVQRLEPVIMQLERQGDVLVICHQAVMRCLLAYFLDKSADELPYLKCPLHTVLKLTPFAFGCKVESIFLNVEAVNTHRDQPEDVGKKGANPLMRRNSVTPLASPEPNKKPRMEGPEDHLASSSSSLATALCLASDGSAPLPGQNVIEMLRPSEAVVTLSVQE; the protein is encoded by the exons CGTGCATCCCGCCTCTCACCAACTCCCCCACCGTCATTGTGATGGTCGGCCTTCCGGCCCGGGGCAAGACCTACATCGCCAAGAAGCTGACCCGCTACCTCAACTGGATTGGAGCCCCAACCAAAG TTTTCAACGTTGGCGAGTACCGTCGGGAGGCCGTCAAATGGTATCGATCGTATGACTTCTTTCGCCACGACAATGAAGACGCTATGAAGATTCGGAA ACAGTGTGCCTTAGCTGCCTTGAGGGATGTCAAGACCTACCTCTCCGAGGAGGGCGGCCAAATAGCG GTTTTTGATGCCACCAACACCACCAGGGATAGGAGAGAAATGATTGTGAACTTTGCTGAGGAGAATGGGTGGAAG GTGTTTTTTGTCGAGTCTGTCTGTGATGATCCGAGTATAGTCGCTGCTAATATAATG GATGTGAAGGTGTCTAGTCCAGATTACCTGGACTGCAACCGGGCCGATGCAATGGAAGATTTCCTCAAGAGAATCGAATGTTACAAAGCAACATATCAACCTTTAGACCCAGATTATTATGACAA GGACTTGTCGTTCATCAAGGTGATTAACGTGGGCCGCAGGTTCCTGGTGAACCGGGTGCTGGATCACATCCAGAGCAAGATTGTCTACTACCTGATGAACATCCATGTCCATCCTCGAACCATCTACTTGTGTCGACATGGGGAGAGTGACTATAACCTGAAGGGCAGGATCGGCGGCGACTCTGGCCTCTCGTACCGAGGGAAGAAG TTTTCCACGGCATTAAGAACCTTCCTGGAGGAGCAGAACATCAAGGATCTGAAGGTCTGGACCAGTCAGCTGAAGCGGACTATCCAGACTGCGGAGGTGTTGGACGGACAGTATGAGCAATGGAAGGCCCTCAACGAGATCGACGCG GGCGTGTGCGAGGACTTGACCTACGAAGAGATTAAGGAGCAACACCCAGAGGAGTACATCCTCCGTGAGCAAGACAAGTACTACTACAGATACCCGACGGGGGAG tCCTATCAAGACTTGGTTCAACGCCTGGAACCTGTTATAATGCAGCTGGAGAGACAGGGTGACGTCTTGGTCATTTGTCACCAGGCTGTCATGCGGTGTCTTCTTGCCTATTTCCTGGATAAAAGCGCAG ATGAGCTGCCCTATCTCAAGTGCCCCCTTCACACCGTACTCAAGTTAACTCCATTTGCTTTCG GGTGCAAGGTCGAGTCTATCTTCCTCAACGTGGAGGCTGTGAACACACACAGGGATCAGCCGGAG GATGTCGGCAAGAAGGGAGCGAACCCTCTCATGAGGCGCAATAGTGTCACTCCTCTAGCCAGCCCCGAGCCCAACAAAAAGCCGCGGATGGAAGGGCCAGAGGATCAcctggcctcctcctcctcctccctggcCACTGCCCTCTGTCTGGCCTCCGACGGGTCCGCTCCCCTGCCTGGACAA AATGTAATCGAGATGCTGAGACCGTCAGAAGCCGTGGTGACTCTCTCCGTCCAAGAATGA
- the pfkfb3 gene encoding 6-phosphofructo-2-kinase/fructose-2,6-bisphosphatase 3 isoform X1 encodes MPRELTRNPLHKTWIPYKEERPVAAPQSCIPPLTNSPTVIVMVGLPARGKTYIAKKLTRYLNWIGAPTKVFNVGEYRREAVKWYRSYDFFRHDNEDAMKIRKQCALAALRDVKTYLSEEGGQIAVFDATNTTRDRREMIVNFAEENGWKVFFVESVCDDPSIVAANIMDVKVSSPDYLDCNRADAMEDFLKRIECYKATYQPLDPDYYDKDLSFIKVINVGRRFLVNRVLDHIQSKIVYYLMNIHVHPRTIYLCRHGESDYNLKGRIGGDSGLSYRGKKFSTALRTFLEEQNIKDLKVWTSQLKRTIQTAEVLDGQYEQWKALNEIDAGVCEDLTYEEIKEQHPEEYILREQDKYYYRYPTGESYQDLVQRLEPVIMQLERQGDVLVICHQAVMRCLLAYFLDKSADELPYLKCPLHTVLKLTPFAFGCKVESIFLNVEAVNTHRDQPEDVGKKGANPLMRRNSVTPLASPEPNKKPRMEGPEDHLASSSSSLATALCLASDGSAPLPGQNVIEMLRPSEAVVTLSVQE; translated from the exons CGTGCATCCCGCCTCTCACCAACTCCCCCACCGTCATTGTGATGGTCGGCCTTCCGGCCCGGGGCAAGACCTACATCGCCAAGAAGCTGACCCGCTACCTCAACTGGATTGGAGCCCCAACCAAAG TTTTCAACGTTGGCGAGTACCGTCGGGAGGCCGTCAAATGGTATCGATCGTATGACTTCTTTCGCCACGACAATGAAGACGCTATGAAGATTCGGAA ACAGTGTGCCTTAGCTGCCTTGAGGGATGTCAAGACCTACCTCTCCGAGGAGGGCGGCCAAATAGCG GTTTTTGATGCCACCAACACCACCAGGGATAGGAGAGAAATGATTGTGAACTTTGCTGAGGAGAATGGGTGGAAG GTGTTTTTTGTCGAGTCTGTCTGTGATGATCCGAGTATAGTCGCTGCTAATATAATG GATGTGAAGGTGTCTAGTCCAGATTACCTGGACTGCAACCGGGCCGATGCAATGGAAGATTTCCTCAAGAGAATCGAATGTTACAAAGCAACATATCAACCTTTAGACCCAGATTATTATGACAA GGACTTGTCGTTCATCAAGGTGATTAACGTGGGCCGCAGGTTCCTGGTGAACCGGGTGCTGGATCACATCCAGAGCAAGATTGTCTACTACCTGATGAACATCCATGTCCATCCTCGAACCATCTACTTGTGTCGACATGGGGAGAGTGACTATAACCTGAAGGGCAGGATCGGCGGCGACTCTGGCCTCTCGTACCGAGGGAAGAAG TTTTCCACGGCATTAAGAACCTTCCTGGAGGAGCAGAACATCAAGGATCTGAAGGTCTGGACCAGTCAGCTGAAGCGGACTATCCAGACTGCGGAGGTGTTGGACGGACAGTATGAGCAATGGAAGGCCCTCAACGAGATCGACGCG GGCGTGTGCGAGGACTTGACCTACGAAGAGATTAAGGAGCAACACCCAGAGGAGTACATCCTCCGTGAGCAAGACAAGTACTACTACAGATACCCGACGGGGGAG tCCTATCAAGACTTGGTTCAACGCCTGGAACCTGTTATAATGCAGCTGGAGAGACAGGGTGACGTCTTGGTCATTTGTCACCAGGCTGTCATGCGGTGTCTTCTTGCCTATTTCCTGGATAAAAGCGCAG ATGAGCTGCCCTATCTCAAGTGCCCCCTTCACACCGTACTCAAGTTAACTCCATTTGCTTTCG GGTGCAAGGTCGAGTCTATCTTCCTCAACGTGGAGGCTGTGAACACACACAGGGATCAGCCGGAG GATGTCGGCAAGAAGGGAGCGAACCCTCTCATGAGGCGCAATAGTGTCACTCCTCTAGCCAGCCCCGAGCCCAACAAAAAGCCGCGGATGGAAGGGCCAGAGGATCAcctggcctcctcctcctcctccctggcCACTGCCCTCTGTCTGGCCTCCGACGGGTCCGCTCCCCTGCCTGGACAA AATGTAATCGAGATGCTGAGACCGTCAGAAGCCGTGGTGACTCTCTCCGTCCAAGAATGA
- the pfkfb3 gene encoding 6-phosphofructo-2-kinase/fructose-2,6-bisphosphatase 3 isoform X5, producing MPRELTRNPLHKTWIPYKEERPVAAPQSCIPPLTNSPTVIVMVGLPARGKTYIAKKLTRYLNWIGAPTKVFNVGEYRREAVKWYRSYDFFRHDNEDAMKIRKQCALAALRDVKTYLSEEGGQIAVFDATNTTRDRREMIVNFAEENGWKVFFVESVCDDPSIVAANIMDVKVSSPDYLDCNRADAMEDFLKRIECYKATYQPLDPDYYDKDLSFIKVINVGRRFLVNRVLDHIQSKIVYYLMNIHVHPRTIYLCRHGESDYNLKGRIGGDSGLSYRGKKFSTALRTFLEEQNIKDLKVWTSQLKRTIQTAEVLDGQYEQWKALNEIDAGVCEDLTYEEIKEQHPEEYILREQDKYYYRYPTGESYQDLVQRLEPVIMQLERQGDVLVICHQAVMRCLLAYFLDKSADELPYLKCPLHTVLKLTPFAFGCKVESIFLNVEAVNTHRDQPENVIEMLRPSEAVVTLSVQE from the exons CGTGCATCCCGCCTCTCACCAACTCCCCCACCGTCATTGTGATGGTCGGCCTTCCGGCCCGGGGCAAGACCTACATCGCCAAGAAGCTGACCCGCTACCTCAACTGGATTGGAGCCCCAACCAAAG TTTTCAACGTTGGCGAGTACCGTCGGGAGGCCGTCAAATGGTATCGATCGTATGACTTCTTTCGCCACGACAATGAAGACGCTATGAAGATTCGGAA ACAGTGTGCCTTAGCTGCCTTGAGGGATGTCAAGACCTACCTCTCCGAGGAGGGCGGCCAAATAGCG GTTTTTGATGCCACCAACACCACCAGGGATAGGAGAGAAATGATTGTGAACTTTGCTGAGGAGAATGGGTGGAAG GTGTTTTTTGTCGAGTCTGTCTGTGATGATCCGAGTATAGTCGCTGCTAATATAATG GATGTGAAGGTGTCTAGTCCAGATTACCTGGACTGCAACCGGGCCGATGCAATGGAAGATTTCCTCAAGAGAATCGAATGTTACAAAGCAACATATCAACCTTTAGACCCAGATTATTATGACAA GGACTTGTCGTTCATCAAGGTGATTAACGTGGGCCGCAGGTTCCTGGTGAACCGGGTGCTGGATCACATCCAGAGCAAGATTGTCTACTACCTGATGAACATCCATGTCCATCCTCGAACCATCTACTTGTGTCGACATGGGGAGAGTGACTATAACCTGAAGGGCAGGATCGGCGGCGACTCTGGCCTCTCGTACCGAGGGAAGAAG TTTTCCACGGCATTAAGAACCTTCCTGGAGGAGCAGAACATCAAGGATCTGAAGGTCTGGACCAGTCAGCTGAAGCGGACTATCCAGACTGCGGAGGTGTTGGACGGACAGTATGAGCAATGGAAGGCCCTCAACGAGATCGACGCG GGCGTGTGCGAGGACTTGACCTACGAAGAGATTAAGGAGCAACACCCAGAGGAGTACATCCTCCGTGAGCAAGACAAGTACTACTACAGATACCCGACGGGGGAG tCCTATCAAGACTTGGTTCAACGCCTGGAACCTGTTATAATGCAGCTGGAGAGACAGGGTGACGTCTTGGTCATTTGTCACCAGGCTGTCATGCGGTGTCTTCTTGCCTATTTCCTGGATAAAAGCGCAG ATGAGCTGCCCTATCTCAAGTGCCCCCTTCACACCGTACTCAAGTTAACTCCATTTGCTTTCG GGTGCAAGGTCGAGTCTATCTTCCTCAACGTGGAGGCTGTGAACACACACAGGGATCAGCCGGAG AATGTAATCGAGATGCTGAGACCGTCAGAAGCCGTGGTGACTCTCTCCGTCCAAGAATGA
- the pfkfb3 gene encoding 6-phosphofructo-2-kinase/fructose-2,6-bisphosphatase 3 isoform X4 — MPRELTRNPLHKTWIPYKEERPVAAPQSCIPPLTNSPTVIVMVGLPARGKTYIAKKLTRYLNWIGAPTKVFNVGEYRREAVKWYRSYDFFRHDNEDAMKIRKQCALAALRDVKTYLSEEGGQIAVFFVESVCDDPSIVAANIMDVKVSSPDYLDCNRADAMEDFLKRIECYKATYQPLDPDYYDKDLSFIKVINVGRRFLVNRVLDHIQSKIVYYLMNIHVHPRTIYLCRHGESDYNLKGRIGGDSGLSYRGKKFSTALRTFLEEQNIKDLKVWTSQLKRTIQTAEVLDGQYEQWKALNEIDAGVCEDLTYEEIKEQHPEEYILREQDKYYYRYPTGESYQDLVQRLEPVIMQLERQGDVLVICHQAVMRCLLAYFLDKSADELPYLKCPLHTVLKLTPFAFGCKVESIFLNVEAVNTHRDQPEDVGKKGANPLMRRNSVTPLASPEPNKKPRMEGPEDHLASSSSSLATALCLASDGSAPLPGQNVIEMLRPSEAVVTLSVQE, encoded by the exons CGTGCATCCCGCCTCTCACCAACTCCCCCACCGTCATTGTGATGGTCGGCCTTCCGGCCCGGGGCAAGACCTACATCGCCAAGAAGCTGACCCGCTACCTCAACTGGATTGGAGCCCCAACCAAAG TTTTCAACGTTGGCGAGTACCGTCGGGAGGCCGTCAAATGGTATCGATCGTATGACTTCTTTCGCCACGACAATGAAGACGCTATGAAGATTCGGAA ACAGTGTGCCTTAGCTGCCTTGAGGGATGTCAAGACCTACCTCTCCGAGGAGGGCGGCCAAATAGCG GTGTTTTTTGTCGAGTCTGTCTGTGATGATCCGAGTATAGTCGCTGCTAATATAATG GATGTGAAGGTGTCTAGTCCAGATTACCTGGACTGCAACCGGGCCGATGCAATGGAAGATTTCCTCAAGAGAATCGAATGTTACAAAGCAACATATCAACCTTTAGACCCAGATTATTATGACAA GGACTTGTCGTTCATCAAGGTGATTAACGTGGGCCGCAGGTTCCTGGTGAACCGGGTGCTGGATCACATCCAGAGCAAGATTGTCTACTACCTGATGAACATCCATGTCCATCCTCGAACCATCTACTTGTGTCGACATGGGGAGAGTGACTATAACCTGAAGGGCAGGATCGGCGGCGACTCTGGCCTCTCGTACCGAGGGAAGAAG TTTTCCACGGCATTAAGAACCTTCCTGGAGGAGCAGAACATCAAGGATCTGAAGGTCTGGACCAGTCAGCTGAAGCGGACTATCCAGACTGCGGAGGTGTTGGACGGACAGTATGAGCAATGGAAGGCCCTCAACGAGATCGACGCG GGCGTGTGCGAGGACTTGACCTACGAAGAGATTAAGGAGCAACACCCAGAGGAGTACATCCTCCGTGAGCAAGACAAGTACTACTACAGATACCCGACGGGGGAG tCCTATCAAGACTTGGTTCAACGCCTGGAACCTGTTATAATGCAGCTGGAGAGACAGGGTGACGTCTTGGTCATTTGTCACCAGGCTGTCATGCGGTGTCTTCTTGCCTATTTCCTGGATAAAAGCGCAG ATGAGCTGCCCTATCTCAAGTGCCCCCTTCACACCGTACTCAAGTTAACTCCATTTGCTTTCG GGTGCAAGGTCGAGTCTATCTTCCTCAACGTGGAGGCTGTGAACACACACAGGGATCAGCCGGAG GATGTCGGCAAGAAGGGAGCGAACCCTCTCATGAGGCGCAATAGTGTCACTCCTCTAGCCAGCCCCGAGCCCAACAAAAAGCCGCGGATGGAAGGGCCAGAGGATCAcctggcctcctcctcctcctccctggcCACTGCCCTCTGTCTGGCCTCCGACGGGTCCGCTCCCCTGCCTGGACAA AATGTAATCGAGATGCTGAGACCGTCAGAAGCCGTGGTGACTCTCTCCGTCCAAGAATGA